One stretch of Girardinichthys multiradiatus isolate DD_20200921_A chromosome 2, DD_fGirMul_XY1, whole genome shotgun sequence DNA includes these proteins:
- the wt1a gene encoding WT1 transcription factor a isoform X2, translating to MSSDVRDLNSLLPSIPPGPSPGCTALPVSTAPQWAPVLDFHTATTPYPSLTAPHSSLGPHSFIKQEPSWGATGDPHHHDTDPHCGLSAFTVHFSGQFTGTGACRYGAAFGAPPPPATAAPNQPTPVAAPHHHQPPSRMFSNPSYLSSCMDTQPAARNQTGYSTVAFDGAGNYGHTPTHHSSQFSGHSFKHEDALTQPNTMGEQQYAVPPPVYGCHTPSDSCTSSQALLLRNPYNSGDNLYQMTSQLECVAWNPVSSLASTIKSHAPGYDSDPSTPMVYSCSTQYRIHTHGVFRGIQDVRRVPSIAPTIVRSETSEKRPFMCAYPGCNKRYFKLSHLQMHGRKHTGEKPYRCDFTDCGRSFSRSDQLKRHQRRHTGVRPFECETCQRKFSRSDHLKTHTRTHTGEKPFNCRWPNCQKKFARSDELVRHHNMHQRNLTKLQLSI from the exons ATGAGTTCAGACGTGCGTGACCTGAACTCCCTACTGCCCTCCATCCCGCCGGGCCCCAGTCCCGGTTGCACAGCGCTGCCTGTCAGCACAGCCCCTCAGTGGGCTCCTGTCCTGGACTTCCACACCGCCACTACCCCTTACCCCTCCCTGACTGCTCCCCACTCCTCTCTGGGGCCCCACTCCTTTATCAAACAGGAGCCCAGCTGGGGAGCCACGGGGGACCCCCACCACCACGACACAGACCCCCACTGCGGCCTCAGCGCTTTCACAGTGCATTTCTCGGGTCAGTTCACGGGCACTGGGGCCTGCAGGTATGGGGCAGCATTTGGTGCCCCCCCGCCTCCCGCTACGGCAGCACCCAACCAGCCTACGCCTGTAGcagccccccaccaccaccagcccCCCAGCAGGATGTTCAGCAACCCGTCGTACCTGAGCAGCTGCATGGACACCCAGCCGGCGGCCCGCAACCAGACAG GTTACAGCACGGTGGCGTTCGATGGAGCCGGTAATTACGGGCACACTCCTACGCACCACAGCTCGCAGTTCTCCGGCCACTCCTTCAAGCATGAAGACGCTCTAACCCAGCCGAACACAATGG GTGAGCAGCAGTATGCCGTACCTCCTCCAGTTTATGGCTGTCACACACCTTCAGACAGCTGCACGAGCAGCCAGGCCCTGCTGCTGAGGAACCCCTACAACAg TGGTGACAATTTATATCAAATGACCTCTCAGTTGGAGTGTGTGGCATGGAACCCTGTCAGTTCACTGGCGTCCACCATTAAGAG cCATGCTCCGGGCTACGACAGCGACCCCAGCACCCCGATGGTGTACAGCTGCAGCACGCAGTACCGCATACACACACATGGAGTCTTCAGGGGTATTCAG GACGTGCGGCGGGTTCCCAGCATCGCTCCAACCATAGTTCGATCAGAGACCAGCGAAAAGCGTCCGTTCATGTGTGCCTACCCAGGTTGCAACAAGCGCTACTTTAAACTGTCGCATCTGCAGATGCATGGCCGCAAACACACAG GGGAGAAACCCTATAGGTGTGACTTCACTGACTGCGGCCGCAGTTTTTCCCGCTCTGACCAGCTGAAAAGACACCAGAGGAGGCACACAG GAGTTAGACCATTCGAATGCGAGACGTGTCAGAGAAAGTTCTCTCGGTCTGACCACCTTAAGACACACACACGGACTCATACAG GTGAGAAGCCGTTCAACTGCCGGTGGCCGAACTGTCAGAAGAAGTTTGCACGAAGCGATGAGTTGGTGCGGCACCACAACATGCACCAGAGGAATCTCACCAAGCTCCAGCTTTCCATCTGA
- the wt1a gene encoding WT1 transcription factor a isoform X1, with translation MSSDVRDLNSLLPSIPPGPSPGCTALPVSTAPQWAPVLDFHTATTPYPSLTAPHSSLGPHSFIKQEPSWGATGDPHHHDTDPHCGLSAFTVHFSGQFTGTGACRYGAAFGAPPPPATAAPNQPTPVAAPHHHQPPSRMFSNPSYLSSCMDTQPAARNQTGYSTVAFDGAGNYGHTPTHHSSQFSGHSFKHEDALTQPNTMGEQQYAVPPPVYGCHTPSDSCTSSQALLLRNPYNSGDNLYQMTSQLECVAWNPVSSLASTIKSHAPGYDSDPSTPMVYSCSTQYRIHTHGVFRGIQDVRRVPSIAPTIVRSETSEKRPFMCAYPGCNKRYFKLSHLQMHGRKHTGEKPYRCDFTDCGRSFSRSDQLKRHQRRHTGVRPFECETCQRKFSRSDHLKTHTRTHTGKTSEKPFNCRWPNCQKKFARSDELVRHHNMHQRNLTKLQLSI, from the exons ATGAGTTCAGACGTGCGTGACCTGAACTCCCTACTGCCCTCCATCCCGCCGGGCCCCAGTCCCGGTTGCACAGCGCTGCCTGTCAGCACAGCCCCTCAGTGGGCTCCTGTCCTGGACTTCCACACCGCCACTACCCCTTACCCCTCCCTGACTGCTCCCCACTCCTCTCTGGGGCCCCACTCCTTTATCAAACAGGAGCCCAGCTGGGGAGCCACGGGGGACCCCCACCACCACGACACAGACCCCCACTGCGGCCTCAGCGCTTTCACAGTGCATTTCTCGGGTCAGTTCACGGGCACTGGGGCCTGCAGGTATGGGGCAGCATTTGGTGCCCCCCCGCCTCCCGCTACGGCAGCACCCAACCAGCCTACGCCTGTAGcagccccccaccaccaccagcccCCCAGCAGGATGTTCAGCAACCCGTCGTACCTGAGCAGCTGCATGGACACCCAGCCGGCGGCCCGCAACCAGACAG GTTACAGCACGGTGGCGTTCGATGGAGCCGGTAATTACGGGCACACTCCTACGCACCACAGCTCGCAGTTCTCCGGCCACTCCTTCAAGCATGAAGACGCTCTAACCCAGCCGAACACAATGG GTGAGCAGCAGTATGCCGTACCTCCTCCAGTTTATGGCTGTCACACACCTTCAGACAGCTGCACGAGCAGCCAGGCCCTGCTGCTGAGGAACCCCTACAACAg TGGTGACAATTTATATCAAATGACCTCTCAGTTGGAGTGTGTGGCATGGAACCCTGTCAGTTCACTGGCGTCCACCATTAAGAG cCATGCTCCGGGCTACGACAGCGACCCCAGCACCCCGATGGTGTACAGCTGCAGCACGCAGTACCGCATACACACACATGGAGTCTTCAGGGGTATTCAG GACGTGCGGCGGGTTCCCAGCATCGCTCCAACCATAGTTCGATCAGAGACCAGCGAAAAGCGTCCGTTCATGTGTGCCTACCCAGGTTGCAACAAGCGCTACTTTAAACTGTCGCATCTGCAGATGCATGGCCGCAAACACACAG GGGAGAAACCCTATAGGTGTGACTTCACTGACTGCGGCCGCAGTTTTTCCCGCTCTGACCAGCTGAAAAGACACCAGAGGAGGCACACAG GAGTTAGACCATTCGAATGCGAGACGTGTCAGAGAAAGTTCTCTCGGTCTGACCACCTTAAGACACACACACGGACTCATACAGGTAAAACAA GTGAGAAGCCGTTCAACTGCCGGTGGCCGAACTGTCAGAAGAAGTTTGCACGAAGCGATGAGTTGGTGCGGCACCACAACATGCACCAGAGGAATCTCACCAAGCTCCAGCTTTCCATCTGA
- the wt1a gene encoding WT1 transcription factor a isoform X4: protein MSSDVRDLNSLLPSIPPGPSPGCTALPVSTAPQWAPVLDFHTATTPYPSLTAPHSSLGPHSFIKQEPSWGATGDPHHHDTDPHCGLSAFTVHFSGQFTGTGACRYGAAFGAPPPPATAAPNQPTPVAAPHHHQPPSRMFSNPSYLSSCMDTQPAARNQTGYSTVAFDGAGNYGHTPTHHSSQFSGHSFKHEDALTQPNTMGEQQYAVPPPVYGCHTPSDSCTSSQALLLRNPYNSHAPGYDSDPSTPMVYSCSTQYRIHTHGVFRGIQDVRRVPSIAPTIVRSETSEKRPFMCAYPGCNKRYFKLSHLQMHGRKHTGEKPYRCDFTDCGRSFSRSDQLKRHQRRHTGVRPFECETCQRKFSRSDHLKTHTRTHTGEKPFNCRWPNCQKKFARSDELVRHHNMHQRNLTKLQLSI, encoded by the exons ATGAGTTCAGACGTGCGTGACCTGAACTCCCTACTGCCCTCCATCCCGCCGGGCCCCAGTCCCGGTTGCACAGCGCTGCCTGTCAGCACAGCCCCTCAGTGGGCTCCTGTCCTGGACTTCCACACCGCCACTACCCCTTACCCCTCCCTGACTGCTCCCCACTCCTCTCTGGGGCCCCACTCCTTTATCAAACAGGAGCCCAGCTGGGGAGCCACGGGGGACCCCCACCACCACGACACAGACCCCCACTGCGGCCTCAGCGCTTTCACAGTGCATTTCTCGGGTCAGTTCACGGGCACTGGGGCCTGCAGGTATGGGGCAGCATTTGGTGCCCCCCCGCCTCCCGCTACGGCAGCACCCAACCAGCCTACGCCTGTAGcagccccccaccaccaccagcccCCCAGCAGGATGTTCAGCAACCCGTCGTACCTGAGCAGCTGCATGGACACCCAGCCGGCGGCCCGCAACCAGACAG GTTACAGCACGGTGGCGTTCGATGGAGCCGGTAATTACGGGCACACTCCTACGCACCACAGCTCGCAGTTCTCCGGCCACTCCTTCAAGCATGAAGACGCTCTAACCCAGCCGAACACAATGG GTGAGCAGCAGTATGCCGTACCTCCTCCAGTTTATGGCTGTCACACACCTTCAGACAGCTGCACGAGCAGCCAGGCCCTGCTGCTGAGGAACCCCTACAACAg cCATGCTCCGGGCTACGACAGCGACCCCAGCACCCCGATGGTGTACAGCTGCAGCACGCAGTACCGCATACACACACATGGAGTCTTCAGGGGTATTCAG GACGTGCGGCGGGTTCCCAGCATCGCTCCAACCATAGTTCGATCAGAGACCAGCGAAAAGCGTCCGTTCATGTGTGCCTACCCAGGTTGCAACAAGCGCTACTTTAAACTGTCGCATCTGCAGATGCATGGCCGCAAACACACAG GGGAGAAACCCTATAGGTGTGACTTCACTGACTGCGGCCGCAGTTTTTCCCGCTCTGACCAGCTGAAAAGACACCAGAGGAGGCACACAG GAGTTAGACCATTCGAATGCGAGACGTGTCAGAGAAAGTTCTCTCGGTCTGACCACCTTAAGACACACACACGGACTCATACAG GTGAGAAGCCGTTCAACTGCCGGTGGCCGAACTGTCAGAAGAAGTTTGCACGAAGCGATGAGTTGGTGCGGCACCACAACATGCACCAGAGGAATCTCACCAAGCTCCAGCTTTCCATCTGA
- the wt1a gene encoding WT1 transcription factor a isoform X3, whose product MSSDVRDLNSLLPSIPPGPSPGCTALPVSTAPQWAPVLDFHTATTPYPSLTAPHSSLGPHSFIKQEPSWGATGDPHHHDTDPHCGLSAFTVHFSGQFTGTGACRYGAAFGAPPPPATAAPNQPTPVAAPHHHQPPSRMFSNPSYLSSCMDTQPAARNQTGYSTVAFDGAGNYGHTPTHHSSQFSGHSFKHEDALTQPNTMGEQQYAVPPPVYGCHTPSDSCTSSQALLLRNPYNSHAPGYDSDPSTPMVYSCSTQYRIHTHGVFRGIQDVRRVPSIAPTIVRSETSEKRPFMCAYPGCNKRYFKLSHLQMHGRKHTGEKPYRCDFTDCGRSFSRSDQLKRHQRRHTGVRPFECETCQRKFSRSDHLKTHTRTHTGKTSEKPFNCRWPNCQKKFARSDELVRHHNMHQRNLTKLQLSI is encoded by the exons ATGAGTTCAGACGTGCGTGACCTGAACTCCCTACTGCCCTCCATCCCGCCGGGCCCCAGTCCCGGTTGCACAGCGCTGCCTGTCAGCACAGCCCCTCAGTGGGCTCCTGTCCTGGACTTCCACACCGCCACTACCCCTTACCCCTCCCTGACTGCTCCCCACTCCTCTCTGGGGCCCCACTCCTTTATCAAACAGGAGCCCAGCTGGGGAGCCACGGGGGACCCCCACCACCACGACACAGACCCCCACTGCGGCCTCAGCGCTTTCACAGTGCATTTCTCGGGTCAGTTCACGGGCACTGGGGCCTGCAGGTATGGGGCAGCATTTGGTGCCCCCCCGCCTCCCGCTACGGCAGCACCCAACCAGCCTACGCCTGTAGcagccccccaccaccaccagcccCCCAGCAGGATGTTCAGCAACCCGTCGTACCTGAGCAGCTGCATGGACACCCAGCCGGCGGCCCGCAACCAGACAG GTTACAGCACGGTGGCGTTCGATGGAGCCGGTAATTACGGGCACACTCCTACGCACCACAGCTCGCAGTTCTCCGGCCACTCCTTCAAGCATGAAGACGCTCTAACCCAGCCGAACACAATGG GTGAGCAGCAGTATGCCGTACCTCCTCCAGTTTATGGCTGTCACACACCTTCAGACAGCTGCACGAGCAGCCAGGCCCTGCTGCTGAGGAACCCCTACAACAg cCATGCTCCGGGCTACGACAGCGACCCCAGCACCCCGATGGTGTACAGCTGCAGCACGCAGTACCGCATACACACACATGGAGTCTTCAGGGGTATTCAG GACGTGCGGCGGGTTCCCAGCATCGCTCCAACCATAGTTCGATCAGAGACCAGCGAAAAGCGTCCGTTCATGTGTGCCTACCCAGGTTGCAACAAGCGCTACTTTAAACTGTCGCATCTGCAGATGCATGGCCGCAAACACACAG GGGAGAAACCCTATAGGTGTGACTTCACTGACTGCGGCCGCAGTTTTTCCCGCTCTGACCAGCTGAAAAGACACCAGAGGAGGCACACAG GAGTTAGACCATTCGAATGCGAGACGTGTCAGAGAAAGTTCTCTCGGTCTGACCACCTTAAGACACACACACGGACTCATACAGGTAAAACAA GTGAGAAGCCGTTCAACTGCCGGTGGCCGAACTGTCAGAAGAAGTTTGCACGAAGCGATGAGTTGGTGCGGCACCACAACATGCACCAGAGGAATCTCACCAAGCTCCAGCTTTCCATCTGA